The genomic segment TTTCGGCTGTGCTGTCGAGAACGCCCTTGTCCGTTCGCTGTGGGGATGAAACGGTTCCACTGACGAAAGGACGACCGGCCATGAAGTACGTCATCATGTTCACCTCGACGCCCGAACTCGACGCGGCGGTGCCGCCGGAGCGGGCGCAGGAGGTCTACGGGCGGATCTACGAATGGTTCGGGGAGCACTCGGACCACATCGCCGACGGCGGTGCCGAGCTGCTGCCCGTCGACACGGCGACCACAGTCCGCCACGGCGACAACGGTCCCGTCGTCGTGGACGGCCCGTTCTCGGAGGCCAAGGAGGTGGTCGGCGGCTTCAGCGTCATCGACGTGGCCGACCTCGACGCCGCCATCGCGCTGGTCAAGACCTGGCCGTCGCTCGACCTGCCGGGGGTCGCGGTCGAGATCCGGCCGATGGTCACCGATTACAGCCAGTTCGACGAGTGACCGGAACGGATGCCGCGGCCGGCGGTGGCTCGCAGGACCCGGGGTGCGCGCGCGAGCGGGCCGCGGCATCCGATCGTCTTCTGGCCGCCGTGGTGCGCGAGGAGTCCGCGCGCATCACGGCGGCCCTCACGGTCTCGTTCGGCAGCTTCGACATCGCCGAGGAGGCGGTCGCCGAGGCCGTCGAAGAAGCGCTGCGGGCCTGGCGGGTGCAGGGCATCCCACCCCGACCCGGCGCGTGGCTGACGCAGGCGGCCCGCCACAACGCCCTGGACCGCGTGCGGCGTGAGCGCGTGCTGCGCGACAAGGTGGCGCTGCTCGAACGACCCGCCGGACGACCGGAAGCCGCTGCGGCGGACGAGCGGCTGCCGCTGCTGTTCGGCTGCTGTCACCCGGCTCTCGCGCCGGAGTCCCAGCTGGCCCTCACCCTGCGGGCGGTGTGCGGACTGACGACCGCGCAGATCGCCCGCGCCACGCTGTCGACCGAGCCGGCGACCGGGCAGCGTATCTCACGGGCGAAGCGCAAGATCGCCGAGAGCGGCATCCCGCTGCGCGTCCCGGAAGGTCCCGACGCCGCCGCGCGGCTGGATCTGGTCCTCACCGTCGTGTCGGTGATGTACAGCGAAGCGCACTTCATGGCGGGGTCGGATGCCGCGGCCGACCGCGATCTCGCCGATGACGCGCTGTGGCTGGCGCGCGTGATCGCCCAGGCGCTGCCGAAGCACGCCGAGGCGCTGGGTCTCCTCGCGCTGCTGGAGTTCCACCGGGCGCGGGAGTCCGCCCGCGCCGTCGAGGGGGAGCTGGTGCTGCTGGCGGACCAGGACCGCTCGCGGTGGGACGCGCGGCTCCTCGCCTCCGCCCGCGAGACGCTCCTGCGCGCGGCGCGGCTGCGGCGCCCCGGACGCTGGCAGCTCCACGCAGCCGTCGCCGCCTGTCACGCGGATGCCGCGGACGCCGCGTCGACAGACTGGCTGCAGGTGCTGACGCTCTACGACATGCTGCGGGCGTACGACCGCTCGCCGGTCGTGCTGCTCAACCGCGCGGTCGCGCTCGCTCGCGTGGACGGAGCTGTCGTCGCGCTGGCAGAGGTCGACGCGCTCGAGCCGGCTCTGGCGCGGTCGCACCTCTGGCACGCGGTGCGCGCGTCGCTCCTGCGCGAGCTCGGCCGGGACGGCGAGGCGCTCGCCGCGGACCTCCGTGCGCTCGAGCTCACCGCCAACGAAGCCGAGCGGCGCCTGCTCGCCGCGCGTGCTGCGCGCTGAGCCGCGGCATCCGTCTCGTCACGCGGCGACGGGTGTGAGAGCCTGCTCGACCAGGCGCTGCAGCGTGGTCATGCCGTCCCGCGACAGGATCGACTCGAGGTGCCCCTGCACCGAGGCGAACCCGGGACCGCGCAGCGCGTACACGTCGCCCGACGGGTCGGCGGCGACCTCGGCTTGGCCGACCCGCCGCGTTCCGGCGGGGACCCGCGCGGTGAACGTGTTGTAGAAGCCGATGGATGCCGGCACCCCGAACACGTCCACCGACTTCTGCAGGCCCTGGTGCGGGGTTTCCAGCGGCGCGAGGCCGATGCCGAGGGAGTCTGCGAGGATCTGGTGGCTGAGGCACACCGCCAGGAGGGGACGCCCCGCATCCCGCCGCCGCGTCACCACCTCGCGCATCCGGCGCATGCGCGGGCTGGCGGAATCC from the Microbacterium atlanticum genome contains:
- a CDS encoding RNA polymerase sigma factor; amino-acid sequence: MTGTDAAAGGGSQDPGCARERAAASDRLLAAVVREESARITAALTVSFGSFDIAEEAVAEAVEEALRAWRVQGIPPRPGAWLTQAARHNALDRVRRERVLRDKVALLERPAGRPEAAAADERLPLLFGCCHPALAPESQLALTLRAVCGLTTAQIARATLSTEPATGQRISRAKRKIAESGIPLRVPEGPDAAARLDLVLTVVSVMYSEAHFMAGSDAAADRDLADDALWLARVIAQALPKHAEALGLLALLEFHRARESARAVEGELVLLADQDRSRWDARLLASARETLLRAARLRRPGRWQLHAAVAACHADAADAASTDWLQVLTLYDMLRAYDRSPVVLLNRAVALARVDGAVVALAEVDALEPALARSHLWHAVRASLLRELGRDGEALAADLRALELTANEAERRLLAARAAR
- a CDS encoding YciI family protein; translated protein: MKYVIMFTSTPELDAAVPPERAQEVYGRIYEWFGEHSDHIADGGAELLPVDTATTVRHGDNGPVVVDGPFSEAKEVVGGFSVIDVADLDAAIALVKTWPSLDLPGVAVEIRPMVTDYSQFDE